The DNA window TGATCCGCAGGCCGGTGGTTTCTGCCAGACGCGGCTGCAGCAGATGCGCCGCGGCGCACAGGCCCAGCAACATGCTGCCGAAGATCCAGATCGGCAGCAGCGCCTGCCAGCCCAGCACAAATCCGATCACGGCGAGGAACTTGACGTCGCCAGCGCCCATCCAGCCGATGGCATAAAAGGGCAGCAAGATTCCGCCACCCAGGCAAAAGCCCAAGAGGTGCGTGATGCAATGGGCGGGCGAGCCAAAGGCGAGGGCCAGCACGCCAAGCATGACGCTGATCGTCAACGTCGCCAGCAGCAGCCGGTTCGACACCCGTCGCCAGCAGC is part of the Frateuria aurantia DSM 6220 genome and encodes:
- a CDS encoding A24 family peptidase — protein: MQDAQPWLAMWASLCVIVSDGCWRRVSNRLLLATLTISVMLGVLALAFGSPAHCITHLLGFCLGGGILLPFYAIGWMGAGDVKFLAVIGFVLGWQALLPIWIFGSMLLGLCAAAHLLQPRLAETTGLRIRPLRPGLPYAACLGIATIAVCLFSRIMIPLGMGAG